Proteins co-encoded in one Haloarcula pelagica genomic window:
- a CDS encoding methyltransferase domain-containing protein, translated as MGVLENKARARTFYKYLSKVYDQINPFIWDERMRDEAIEMLDIQPDDRVLDIGCGTGFATEGLLQKVDTIYGLDQSPHQLSKAYQKFGKHGNVRFHLGDAERLPFKTDSFDVVWSSGSIEYWPNPVDALEECRRIAKPGGTVLIVGPDYPNSTVFQKMADAIMLFYDEDEADRMFEEAGFEAFEHHIQQSRPGSPRAITTIAQVPE; from the coding sequence ATGGGAGTCCTCGAGAACAAAGCCCGTGCGCGGACGTTCTACAAGTACCTCTCGAAGGTGTACGACCAGATCAACCCCTTCATCTGGGACGAGCGCATGCGCGACGAGGCCATCGAGATGCTGGACATCCAGCCCGACGACCGGGTGCTCGACATCGGCTGTGGCACCGGCTTCGCCACGGAGGGGCTGCTCCAGAAAGTCGACACCATCTACGGCCTCGACCAGAGCCCCCACCAGCTCTCGAAAGCCTACCAGAAGTTCGGCAAGCACGGCAACGTCCGCTTTCACCTGGGCGACGCCGAACGACTCCCCTTCAAAACCGATAGCTTCGACGTGGTCTGGTCCTCGGGCTCGATCGAGTACTGGCCCAACCCCGTCGACGCCTTAGAGGAGTGTCGCCGCATCGCCAAACCCGGCGGCACGGTCCTGATCGTCGGCCCGGACTACCCCAACTCGACGGTGTTCCAGAAGATGGCCGACGCGATCATGCTGTTCTACGACGAGGACGAAGCCGACCGGATGTTCGAGGAAGCCGGCTTCGAGGCGTTCGAACACCACATCCAACAGTCGCGGCCGGGCAGTCCGCGCGCGATCACGACCATCGCGCAGGTTCCCGAGTAA
- the ahaH gene encoding ATP synthase archaeal subunit H, translating to MPRPEVLDRIKEAEQEADDIVAEAEADREQRIEAARAEAEEIREQAHEEADAAAEERLEEAREEIEAEREQLIEEGESARENLEQAAQAQTDEVVDHVIDLFEEAVHAQT from the coding sequence ATGCCACGGCCAGAAGTTCTCGACAGGATAAAGGAGGCCGAGCAGGAGGCCGACGACATCGTCGCCGAGGCCGAAGCGGACCGTGAACAGCGCATCGAGGCGGCGCGCGCCGAGGCCGAGGAGATCCGCGAACAGGCCCACGAGGAGGCCGACGCGGCGGCCGAGGAACGCCTCGAAGAGGCCCGGGAGGAGATCGAGGCCGAGCGCGAGCAACTCATCGAGGAGGGAGAGAGCGCTCGCGAGAACCTCGAACAGGCGGCCCAGGCACAGACAGACGAGGTGGTCGACCACGTGATCGACCTGTTCGAGGAGGCGGTACATGCTCAGACCTGA